One segment of Agrococcus sp. ProA11 DNA contains the following:
- the ppgK gene encoding polyphosphate--glucose phosphotransferase: MAKTKQLAVGVDIGGTGVKAALVDVAAGELRSDRVKVPTPEGGEPDAIRDAVIDLVERLDIDDDTPIGVTFPAIVRHGRTMSASNVSKAWIGLEAERLFEDALGRDIHFVNDADAAGFAEDHYGAAKDASGLVIMTTLGTGIGGALIYNGVLIPNAELGHLELDGVSAEVRASNKAREREELSWEAWAQRLQRYYSHLEFLFSPDLFVVGGGVSKSSELFLPLLDLATPIVPATLRNNAGIIGAAALARGV, translated from the coding sequence GTGGCGAAGACGAAGCAGCTGGCAGTCGGTGTGGACATCGGCGGGACGGGCGTGAAGGCTGCGCTCGTCGACGTCGCGGCGGGCGAGCTCCGCAGCGACCGGGTGAAGGTGCCGACCCCGGAGGGCGGCGAGCCGGATGCGATCCGCGACGCGGTGATCGACCTCGTCGAGCGCCTCGACATCGATGACGACACCCCGATCGGCGTGACCTTCCCGGCGATCGTGCGACACGGCCGCACGATGAGCGCCTCGAACGTCTCGAAGGCGTGGATCGGGCTCGAGGCCGAGCGCCTGTTCGAGGATGCGCTGGGTCGCGACATCCACTTCGTCAACGACGCGGATGCGGCGGGCTTCGCCGAGGACCACTACGGAGCGGCCAAGGACGCCTCGGGCCTCGTGATCATGACGACGCTCGGCACGGGCATCGGCGGCGCGCTCATCTACAACGGCGTGCTGATCCCGAACGCCGAGCTGGGGCACCTGGAGCTCGACGGCGTGTCCGCCGAGGTACGGGCGTCGAACAAGGCGCGCGAGCGCGAGGAGCTCAGCTGGGAGGCATGGGCCCAGAGGCTGCAGCGCTACTACAGCCACCTGGAGTTCCTGTTCTCCCCCGACCTGTTCGTCGTCGGCGGTGGCGTCTCGAAGTCGTCGGAGCTGTTCCTGCCCCTGCTCGACCTGGCAACGCCGATCGTGCCCGCGACGCTGCGCAACAACGCCGGCATCATCGGCGCCGCCGCTCTCGCCCGCGGCGTCTAG
- the map gene encoding type I methionyl aminopeptidase, which yields MPRDADGRLIAGRIGPPRAVSGAIARPEYVGKPAPAEHVGGDVYDDATIERIRAAGRIAADAIAAVGAAAQPGVTTDELDRIGHEFVTGHGAYPSTLGYRGFPKSVCSSVNEVVCHGIPDTTVLEAGDIVNIDITAYKDRVHGDSNRTFIVGQTSEEVRLLVERTEEALRRAIRAAMPGRRVNVIGRTIEMYAKRFGYGVLRDFTGHGVGTSFHSGLIIPHYDTDRFDTEIVPGMVFTIEPMLTLGTHEWEMWDDDWTVVTKDRSITAQFEHTIVVRETGAEILTLPSA from the coding sequence ATGCCAAGAGACGCCGATGGACGCCTCATCGCGGGCCGGATCGGGCCGCCGCGCGCGGTGAGCGGCGCCATCGCGCGCCCCGAGTACGTCGGCAAGCCGGCGCCCGCCGAGCACGTCGGCGGCGACGTCTACGACGACGCGACGATCGAGCGGATCAGGGCGGCGGGCCGGATCGCCGCCGACGCGATCGCCGCGGTCGGCGCTGCCGCGCAGCCCGGCGTCACCACCGACGAGCTCGACCGCATCGGGCACGAGTTCGTCACCGGTCACGGCGCCTACCCCTCGACACTCGGCTACCGCGGCTTCCCGAAGTCGGTCTGCTCGAGCGTCAATGAGGTCGTGTGCCACGGCATCCCCGACACCACGGTGCTCGAGGCCGGCGACATCGTGAACATCGACATCACCGCCTACAAGGACCGTGTGCACGGCGACTCGAACCGCACGTTCATCGTCGGCCAGACGAGCGAAGAGGTGCGCCTGCTGGTCGAGCGCACCGAGGAGGCGCTGCGCCGCGCGATCAGGGCTGCCATGCCCGGTCGCCGCGTGAACGTCATCGGTCGCACGATCGAGATGTACGCGAAGCGCTTCGGCTACGGCGTGCTGCGCGACTTCACCGGTCACGGCGTCGGCACGTCGTTCCACTCCGGCCTGATCATCCCCCACTACGACACCGACCGCTTCGACACCGAGATCGTGCCCGGCATGGTGTTCACCATCGAGCCGATGCTGACGCTCGGCACGCACGAGTGGGAGATGTGGGATGACGACTGGACGGTCGTGACGAAGGATCGCTCCATCACCGCCCAGTTCGAGCACACGATCGTGGTGCGCGAGACGGGTGCCGAGATCCTGACGCTACCCTCGGCCTGA
- a CDS encoding SPOR domain-containing protein: MSADFWYNLETGVVEEGMVSPGYDRAGPFATREEAERAPEIIKERSRAWAAEEAADDSWGSASKDDA, translated from the coding sequence ATGAGCGCAGACTTCTGGTACAACCTCGAGACCGGTGTCGTCGAGGAGGGCATGGTGTCGCCGGGCTACGACCGCGCGGGACCGTTCGCGACTCGCGAGGAGGCGGAGCGCGCTCCCGAGATCATCAAGGAGCGGTCGCGCGCGTGGGCTGCCGAAGAGGCCGCCGACGACAGCTGGGGCTCCGCGTCGAAGGATGACGCCTGA
- the aceE gene encoding pyruvate dehydrogenase (acetyl-transferring), homodimeric type — protein sequence MLNDQDPYSGHTNDADPSETAEWQESLDQLVAAHGPQRGREIMLSLLKRSKELHLGVPMVPTTDYLNTIAAEDEPKFPGDEQLERTYRRWIRWNAAMMVHRAQAPGIGVGGHISTYASSAALYEVGLNHFFRGQDAPGGGDQIFYQGHASPGMYARAFLEGRLSENQMDAFRQEKSKAPNGLPSYPHPRMMPDFWQFPTVSMGLGPIGAIYQAQANRYLANRGIKDVADSQVWAFLGDGEMDEVESRGALQLAANDGLDNLNFVINANLQRLDGPVRGNGKIIQELESFFRGAGWNVIKVVWGREWDSLLANDHEGALRDLMNATPDGDYQTYKAESGLFVREHFFGRDPRTLEMVKHLSDDEIWALKRGGHDYQKVYAAYKAAVEHKGQPTVIIAKTVKGYGLGKNFEGRNATHQMKKLTLDDLKSFRDAMQLDISDKQLEADPYRPPYWNPGADSPELQYMVERRRELGGFTPERRAKHTIIPLPDSKLYDMPKKGSGKQEVATTMAFVRLLKDLLRDKGWGNRIVPIIPDEARTFGIDAFFPTAKIYNPHGQNYTSVDRDLLLKYREAPDGQIVHVGINEAGAMAAFTAAGTSYSTHGEPLIPIYVFYSMFGFQRTGDSIWAAADQMTRGFLIGATAGRTTLTGEGLQHADGHSPLIASTNPAVLAYDPAYGYEISHIMQSSLERMYGEQPENVITYMTVYNEPMVQPAEPEGVDAEGIVRGIHRISVSDHHPLKVQLLGSGVALPWLHEAQELLGSDWGISADIWSVTSWSELRRDGLAADEHNFLYPQEPARVPYVAQRLSEAEGPFVATTDYMRAVPDQIREWVPGDYATLGADGFGFSDTRAAARRFFTIDSHSVVVRALDALSKQGKVPLGMVMQAIDKYSLHDVNAGSSGVGGGDA from the coding sequence GTGCTGAACGACCAGGACCCCTACTCGGGCCACACGAACGACGCAGACCCGAGCGAGACCGCTGAGTGGCAGGAATCGCTCGATCAGCTCGTCGCGGCGCACGGCCCGCAGCGCGGTCGCGAGATCATGCTCAGCCTGCTCAAGCGCTCCAAGGAGCTGCACCTCGGCGTGCCGATGGTGCCCACGACCGACTACCTCAACACCATCGCCGCCGAGGACGAGCCGAAGTTCCCCGGCGATGAGCAGCTCGAGCGCACCTACCGCCGCTGGATCCGCTGGAACGCGGCGATGATGGTGCACCGCGCGCAGGCGCCCGGCATCGGCGTCGGCGGCCACATCTCCACCTACGCCTCCTCTGCGGCGCTCTACGAGGTGGGCCTGAACCACTTCTTCCGCGGCCAGGACGCTCCCGGCGGCGGCGACCAGATCTTCTACCAGGGTCACGCCTCCCCCGGCATGTATGCCCGGGCCTTCCTCGAGGGCCGCCTCTCCGAGAACCAGATGGATGCGTTCCGGCAGGAGAAGTCGAAGGCGCCGAACGGCCTGCCCTCCTACCCGCACCCGCGGATGATGCCCGACTTCTGGCAGTTCCCGACCGTGTCGATGGGCCTGGGCCCGATCGGCGCCATCTACCAGGCGCAGGCGAACCGCTACCTGGCGAACCGCGGCATCAAGGATGTCGCCGACTCGCAGGTGTGGGCGTTCCTGGGCGACGGCGAGATGGATGAGGTGGAGTCGCGCGGCGCGCTGCAGCTCGCAGCCAACGACGGGCTCGACAACCTGAACTTCGTCATCAACGCCAACCTGCAGCGGCTCGACGGCCCGGTGCGCGGCAACGGCAAGATCATCCAGGAGCTGGAGTCGTTCTTCCGCGGCGCCGGCTGGAACGTCATCAAGGTGGTCTGGGGTCGCGAGTGGGATTCGCTGCTCGCCAATGACCACGAGGGCGCGCTCCGCGACCTCATGAACGCAACCCCCGACGGCGACTACCAGACCTACAAGGCGGAGTCCGGCCTGTTCGTGCGCGAGCACTTCTTCGGCCGCGACCCGCGCACGCTCGAGATGGTCAAGCACCTCAGCGACGACGAGATCTGGGCGCTGAAGCGCGGCGGGCACGACTACCAGAAGGTCTACGCCGCCTATAAGGCCGCCGTGGAGCACAAGGGCCAGCCGACCGTCATCATCGCGAAGACGGTCAAGGGCTATGGCCTGGGCAAGAACTTCGAGGGCCGCAACGCCACGCACCAGATGAAGAAGCTCACGCTCGACGACCTGAAGTCGTTCCGCGACGCCATGCAGCTCGACATCTCCGACAAGCAGCTCGAGGCCGACCCGTACCGCCCGCCCTACTGGAACCCGGGCGCGGACTCGCCCGAGCTGCAGTACATGGTCGAGCGTCGCCGCGAGCTCGGCGGCTTCACGCCCGAGCGGCGCGCCAAGCACACGATCATCCCGCTGCCGGACTCGAAGCTCTACGACATGCCGAAGAAGGGCTCCGGCAAGCAGGAGGTCGCCACCACCATGGCGTTCGTCCGACTGCTGAAGGACCTGCTGCGCGACAAGGGCTGGGGCAACCGCATCGTCCCGATCATCCCCGACGAGGCGCGCACCTTCGGCATCGACGCGTTCTTCCCGACCGCGAAGATCTACAATCCGCACGGCCAGAACTACACCTCGGTCGACCGCGACCTGCTGCTGAAGTATCGCGAGGCTCCTGACGGTCAGATCGTGCACGTCGGCATCAACGAAGCCGGCGCGATGGCCGCCTTCACCGCCGCGGGCACGTCCTACTCGACGCACGGCGAGCCGCTCATCCCGATCTACGTCTTCTACTCGATGTTCGGGTTCCAGCGCACCGGTGACTCGATCTGGGCGGCCGCCGATCAGATGACCCGCGGCTTCCTCATCGGCGCCACCGCCGGTCGCACGACGCTGACCGGCGAGGGCCTGCAGCACGCCGACGGCCACTCGCCGCTGATCGCGTCGACGAACCCGGCCGTGCTCGCCTACGACCCGGCCTACGGCTACGAGATCTCGCACATCATGCAGTCCAGCCTGGAGCGCATGTACGGCGAGCAGCCCGAGAACGTCATCACCTACATGACGGTGTACAACGAGCCGATGGTGCAGCCGGCCGAGCCCGAGGGCGTCGACGCCGAGGGCATCGTCCGCGGCATCCACCGCATCTCCGTGAGCGACCACCACCCGCTCAAGGTGCAGCTGCTCGGCTCGGGCGTCGCCCTGCCGTGGCTGCACGAGGCGCAGGAGCTGCTGGGCAGCGACTGGGGCATCTCAGCCGACATCTGGTCGGTCACCTCGTGGAGCGAGCTGCGCCGCGACGGTCTGGCCGCCGACGAGCACAACTTCCTGTACCCGCAGGAGCCCGCGCGGGTGCCGTATGTCGCACAGCGCCTGTCGGAGGCCGAGGGCCCGTTCGTGGCCACGACCGACTACATGCGTGCGGTGCCCGACCAGATCCGCGAGTGGGTGCCCGGCGACTACGCGACGCTGGGCGCGGACGGCTTCGGCTTCTCCGACACCCGCGCGGCCGCCCGTCGCTTCTTCACCATCGACAGCCACTCGGTGGTCGTGCGCGCGCTCGACGCGCTCTCGAAGCAGGGTAAGGTGCCGCTCGGCATGGTGATGCAGGCGATCGACAAGTACAGCCTGCACGACGTCAACGCCGGCAGCTCGGGCGTCGGCGGCGGCGACGCGTAG
- a CDS encoding hexose kinase, translated as MILTLTLNPSIDQTVVLPAPLERGAVQRASAPASQVAAGKGVNVARVLAGAGIAVRAIVMARPDDRFSMMLAADGVDALCVPVGAAVRTNLAITELDGTTTKINEPGAPLEAHAVASMLDAVRASAPRAEWLVIAGSLPAATRPDIIVDVIRAAREAHAGIRVAVDTSGPPLAAAIADGGIDLAKPNDEELEELLGLATGAIGSLDEAVGAAQALVALGVGTVLLTLGGDGAISADAGVTLQAAAPPTVVRSTVGAGDASLAGWLIAQVRGDDARGRLGQAVAHGSAAAAMPGTGFPTPAEADASRVAVTTVTTTHTHAAAAADLQEH; from the coding sequence ATGATCCTCACCCTGACGCTCAACCCGTCCATAGATCAGACCGTCGTGCTGCCCGCACCTCTCGAGCGCGGCGCAGTGCAGCGCGCATCCGCGCCAGCGAGCCAAGTGGCCGCAGGCAAAGGGGTGAATGTTGCACGCGTGCTCGCGGGTGCGGGCATCGCCGTTCGCGCGATCGTGATGGCGCGACCCGATGATCGGTTCTCGATGATGCTCGCGGCCGACGGCGTCGATGCGCTCTGCGTGCCGGTCGGTGCCGCCGTGCGCACCAACCTCGCGATCACGGAGCTCGACGGGACGACGACGAAGATCAACGAGCCTGGCGCACCGCTGGAAGCGCACGCGGTGGCGTCCATGCTCGATGCAGTTCGCGCAAGCGCTCCGCGTGCCGAATGGCTGGTCATTGCCGGCTCGCTGCCAGCGGCAACTCGACCCGACATCATCGTCGACGTCATTCGCGCGGCCCGGGAGGCGCACGCGGGGATCCGAGTCGCCGTCGACACGTCCGGGCCACCACTCGCTGCCGCGATCGCCGACGGAGGCATCGACCTCGCAAAGCCCAATGACGAGGAGCTGGAAGAACTGCTGGGACTTGCAACCGGCGCCATCGGCAGCCTCGATGAGGCCGTGGGCGCGGCGCAAGCGCTCGTCGCCCTGGGTGTTGGCACCGTGCTGCTGACCCTCGGCGGCGATGGTGCGATCAGCGCTGATGCTGGTGTGACGCTGCAAGCGGCGGCGCCGCCGACCGTCGTCCGCTCGACGGTGGGCGCCGGCGACGCGAGTCTCGCCGGATGGCTCATCGCCCAGGTGCGAGGCGACGATGCCCGCGGCCGGCTCGGCCAAGCGGTCGCCCATGGCTCTGCGGCCGCAGCGATGCCTGGCACCGGCTTTCCCACCCCTGCCGAGGCCGACGCGTCGCGCGTCGCCGTCACAACCGTCACGACCACCCACACCCACGCGGCTGCCGCCGCCGACCTACAGGAGCACTGA
- a CDS encoding Nif3-like dinuclear metal center hexameric protein, producing the protein MTSVADVQLAVEQLWPAATAEDWDAVGLVAGDPADPVRRILLAVDAVGATAAEAVERAADLLLVHHPLLLRGATSVAATNPAGRVITRLVRERVALLAAHTNADAVDRGTSGELATMLGLVEVAPIVVNRVDPDKGLGRVGELPEPVALRELVEHLAALLPSVAGGLRAAGDPERSVRRVAICGGAGDSLLREPPVAGADVYITSDLRHHPASDARERHAAGAGPALVDVSHWASESLWLRPAADQLRSALPGVEVIVSEIRTDPWDFAVPQEEQTWH; encoded by the coding sequence ATGACCAGCGTCGCCGATGTGCAGCTGGCGGTGGAGCAGCTCTGGCCCGCCGCCACCGCCGAGGATTGGGACGCGGTGGGGCTCGTGGCCGGGGATCCGGCCGATCCCGTGCGCCGCATCCTGCTCGCCGTCGACGCGGTGGGGGCCACCGCCGCGGAGGCCGTGGAGCGAGCGGCCGATCTGCTGCTCGTGCATCACCCGCTGCTGCTGCGCGGCGCGACGAGCGTGGCGGCGACGAACCCCGCCGGCCGCGTCATCACCCGGCTCGTGCGCGAGCGTGTGGCGCTGCTCGCGGCGCACACGAATGCCGACGCCGTCGACCGCGGCACGAGCGGCGAGCTCGCGACCATGCTCGGCCTCGTCGAGGTCGCGCCCATCGTGGTGAACCGCGTGGACCCCGACAAGGGGCTCGGGCGCGTCGGCGAGCTGCCGGAGCCCGTCGCCCTGCGCGAGCTCGTGGAGCACCTCGCGGCGCTCCTCCCGTCGGTCGCCGGAGGATTGCGCGCCGCTGGCGACCCCGAGCGGTCGGTGCGGCGCGTCGCGATCTGCGGCGGCGCGGGCGACTCGCTGCTGCGTGAACCCCCCGTCGCAGGCGCCGACGTCTACATCACCAGCGACCTTCGCCACCATCCGGCCTCGGATGCGCGCGAGCGGCACGCCGCCGGAGCGGGGCCGGCGCTCGTCGACGTCTCCCACTGGGCGAGCGAGTCGCTGTGGCTGCGTCCCGCTGCCGACCAGCTGCGCAGCGCCCTGCCGGGGGTCGAGGTCATCGTGAGCGAGATCAGAACAGACCCGTGGGACTTCGCGGTTCCACAAGAGGAGCAGACATGGCACTGA
- a CDS encoding fructose-specific PTS transporter subunit EIIC: protein MPHILIPELVVLDADLGADKHAVIQSLAARAAGTDRVVNSGDLARAVLEREALTPTGMGAGIAIPHCKSSAVREPTLAFARLDPPVDFGAPDGPADLVFMIMAPEGAAETHLAVLSRLAGSLIDEEFTGALRAAKTEDEVVGLVAGVVADREEVDDEPVAEGTRSIVAVTACPTGIAHTYMAADALKAAGERAGVRVTVETQGSSGTKRLDPALIAAADAVVFAVDVDVRERGRFAGKPFVQVPVKRGIHAADELIAEALGHADDPQGPRLAGDAASEPTPEQRSRGSLGGTVKRALLTGVSYMIPFVAGGGLLIALGFLLGGFDITDVAGDVILQNTLWNLPDGGVGEYLGAVLFSIGAASMGFLVPALSGFIAYALADRPGIAPGFVAGAVALLMSAGFIGGLAGGLLAGLAAWWIGTWRVPQWMRGLMPVVIIPLLASIFASGLMVALLGGPIAALMAALTAWLSSLTGTGVIFLGLLLGTMMAFDLGGPINKVAYGFAVAGLSAGTPENPAPWMIMAAVMAAGMVPPLGMALATVIDRKLFSPAEQQNGKAAWLLGASFISEGAIPFAAADPLRVIPASILGAATTGAISMAAGVTSQAPHGGFFVFFAIGNLLMFTIAIVAGAIVTGLAVIALKRWARRAPAAAAAEPALAAA, encoded by the coding sequence ATGCCCCACATCCTCATCCCCGAACTGGTCGTGCTCGACGCCGACCTGGGCGCCGACAAGCACGCGGTGATCCAGTCGCTCGCCGCTCGCGCAGCCGGGACCGACCGCGTCGTCAACAGCGGCGATCTCGCGCGGGCGGTGCTCGAGCGCGAAGCGCTGACCCCGACCGGCATGGGTGCGGGCATCGCCATCCCCCACTGCAAGTCGTCCGCGGTTCGCGAGCCCACCCTCGCCTTCGCCAGGCTCGATCCCCCGGTCGACTTCGGAGCTCCCGACGGCCCTGCGGATCTGGTGTTCATGATCATGGCGCCAGAAGGTGCCGCCGAGACGCATCTCGCCGTGCTGTCACGGCTAGCAGGTTCGCTCATCGATGAGGAGTTCACGGGTGCGCTGCGCGCCGCGAAGACCGAGGACGAGGTCGTCGGACTCGTCGCCGGAGTCGTGGCTGACCGGGAGGAGGTCGATGATGAGCCGGTCGCCGAGGGCACTCGCAGCATCGTTGCCGTGACCGCCTGCCCGACCGGGATCGCACACACATACATGGCGGCGGATGCGCTCAAGGCGGCCGGCGAGCGCGCGGGCGTGCGGGTCACCGTGGAGACGCAGGGCTCGAGCGGCACGAAGCGACTCGATCCTGCGCTGATCGCGGCCGCCGACGCCGTCGTGTTCGCGGTCGATGTCGATGTGCGCGAGCGCGGCCGCTTCGCTGGGAAGCCCTTCGTGCAGGTTCCGGTCAAGCGCGGCATCCACGCTGCCGACGAGCTCATCGCCGAGGCGCTCGGGCACGCGGACGACCCGCAGGGCCCGCGTCTCGCGGGCGACGCTGCGAGCGAGCCGACGCCGGAGCAGCGCTCTCGAGGGTCCCTGGGTGGCACCGTGAAGCGCGCCCTCCTCACGGGCGTGAGCTACATGATCCCGTTCGTCGCCGGTGGCGGCCTGCTCATCGCGCTGGGCTTCCTGCTCGGCGGCTTCGACATCACCGATGTGGCGGGCGACGTCATCCTGCAGAACACGCTGTGGAACCTGCCCGACGGTGGCGTCGGCGAGTATCTCGGCGCGGTGCTGTTCTCCATCGGAGCAGCCTCCATGGGGTTCCTGGTGCCTGCGCTGTCCGGATTCATCGCGTATGCCCTGGCGGATCGTCCGGGCATCGCGCCGGGCTTCGTCGCTGGTGCCGTCGCACTGCTCATGAGCGCGGGCTTCATCGGCGGCCTGGCCGGTGGCCTCCTCGCCGGCCTCGCGGCGTGGTGGATCGGCACCTGGCGGGTGCCGCAGTGGATGCGTGGACTCATGCCGGTCGTCATCATCCCCCTGCTTGCATCGATCTTCGCCTCCGGCTTGATGGTCGCACTGCTCGGCGGCCCGATCGCGGCACTCATGGCCGCACTGACCGCATGGCTCAGCTCGCTGACCGGCACCGGCGTGATCTTCCTCGGGCTGCTGCTCGGCACGATGATGGCGTTCGACCTCGGCGGCCCGATCAACAAGGTCGCCTACGGGTTCGCGGTCGCGGGCCTGAGCGCCGGAACGCCGGAGAATCCCGCGCCCTGGATGATCATGGCCGCGGTGATGGCGGCGGGCATGGTGCCGCCATTGGGCATGGCGCTCGCCACCGTGATCGATCGGAAGCTCTTCTCGCCGGCTGAGCAGCAGAATGGGAAGGCAGCCTGGCTCCTCGGTGCCTCCTTCATCTCCGAAGGCGCGATCCCGTTCGCCGCTGCCGACCCGCTGCGCGTCATCCCAGCATCGATCCTCGGTGCTGCGACGACCGGTGCGATCTCGATGGCAGCCGGAGTCACGAGCCAGGCGCCCCACGGCGGCTTCTTCGTGTTCTTCGCGATCGGCAACCTGCTGATGTTCACGATCGCGATCGTCGCTGGCGCCATCGTCACTGGCCTCGCGGTGATCGCCCTCAAGCGCTGGGCGCGACGCGCACCTGCGGCCGCCGCCGCCGAGCCCGCCCTCGCAGCAGCCTGA
- a CDS encoding DUF1697 domain-containing protein, protein MRVALLLRGVNVGGVTVRSADLRALLGDAGLGDVVTVLASGNAVVTAPDAAAAAAAAESALEARYGRRIRVLGIAIEALAAVVADYPHAEDDEHTPYVVFELKPGVASELAATAPGEGELTAYGVGVIHWSNPKGTTLTSPFAKALERRAKDRVTTRNLRTLRKVLAAA, encoded by the coding sequence ATGCGCGTTGCGCTGCTGTTGCGGGGCGTGAACGTGGGCGGCGTGACCGTGCGGTCGGCCGACCTGCGGGCGCTGCTGGGCGACGCCGGGCTGGGCGACGTCGTGACGGTGCTCGCGAGCGGCAACGCCGTGGTCACGGCTCCGGACGCGGCTGCGGCGGCAGCGGCAGCGGAGTCGGCGCTGGAAGCGCGCTACGGGAGGCGCATCCGGGTGCTCGGCATCGCGATCGAGGCGCTCGCCGCCGTCGTCGCCGACTACCCCCACGCCGAGGACGACGAGCACACGCCCTACGTGGTGTTCGAGCTGAAACCGGGCGTCGCGAGTGAGCTCGCTGCCACCGCACCGGGCGAGGGCGAGCTCACTGCCTACGGTGTCGGCGTCATCCACTGGTCGAACCCGAAGGGCACGACCCTGACGAGCCCGTTCGCGAAGGCGCTCGAGCGACGCGCGAAGGATCGCGTCACGACGCGCAACCTCCGGACGCTGCGCAAGGTGCTCGCCGCGGCGTGA
- a CDS encoding peroxiredoxin, whose translation MALEIGELAPDFTLRDHTGEAVTLSAMRGRPVVLVFYPAAFTGRCTGELCSIRDEIAAFEDAGVQVYGISVDTAASLAVFHAQEGLTFPLLSDFWPHGAVAQSYDAFLPERGVATRATYVIDRDGRIDQHFRVSPSRSRDMATYRDALAALGPYCGSAPRSL comes from the coding sequence GTGGCCCTGGAGATCGGCGAGCTCGCCCCCGACTTCACCCTGCGCGATCACACGGGCGAGGCCGTGACGCTCTCGGCCATGCGCGGCCGACCCGTCGTGCTGGTCTTCTACCCGGCGGCGTTCACGGGCCGCTGCACCGGCGAGCTCTGCTCGATCCGCGACGAGATCGCCGCGTTCGAGGATGCCGGTGTGCAGGTCTACGGCATCTCGGTGGACACCGCGGCATCGCTCGCGGTCTTCCACGCGCAGGAGGGCCTGACTTTCCCGCTGCTGAGCGACTTCTGGCCGCATGGCGCGGTGGCGCAGAGCTATGACGCCTTCCTGCCAGAGCGGGGCGTCGCGACCAGGGCCACCTACGTGATCGACCGTGACGGCCGGATCGACCAGCACTTCCGCGTCAGCCCGTCCCGGTCGCGCGACATGGCGACCTATCGTGACGCGCTCGCGGCACTCGGCCCTTATTGTGGATCCGCACCCCGGAGCCTGTAG
- a CDS encoding DeoR/GlpR family DNA-binding transcription regulator: protein MLATQRRDEIAARIQTEGRVLVAEIARTLGITAETARRDLDALESAGIARRVHGGAVSASRTSLIETAVAVRADANADGKRRIARLACERLLASGATSMLLDAGTTTAAMASELVATWPHGAGPRLIVATHSPAIAQQLAPHPSIEVHALGGRIRAVTGAAVGAQTVLAIAQLRPDVVVLGTNGLDSSGVSTPDPDEAAVKSAIVAAGRRVALVADSTKLGTASLCRFATLQQVDVVLTDASPDSATSQALADAGCEVLVA from the coding sequence ATGCTCGCAACACAGCGCAGGGACGAGATCGCCGCGCGCATCCAGACAGAGGGCCGCGTGCTCGTTGCGGAGATCGCACGTACCCTCGGCATCACCGCCGAGACAGCGCGTCGAGATCTCGACGCACTGGAGAGCGCAGGGATCGCGCGACGCGTGCACGGCGGCGCGGTGAGCGCCAGCCGCACCAGCCTCATCGAGACTGCGGTCGCGGTGCGCGCCGACGCGAACGCCGACGGCAAGCGCCGCATCGCCCGCCTGGCTTGCGAGCGGCTGCTGGCCTCCGGCGCGACCAGCATGCTGCTCGACGCGGGGACCACCACTGCGGCGATGGCGAGCGAACTGGTCGCGACCTGGCCGCACGGAGCGGGGCCGCGGCTCATCGTGGCAACGCACTCCCCCGCGATCGCACAGCAGCTCGCCCCGCATCCGTCGATCGAGGTCCATGCGCTGGGGGGTCGTATTCGCGCCGTCACCGGCGCGGCAGTCGGCGCACAGACCGTGCTTGCCATCGCGCAGCTCCGCCCCGACGTCGTCGTGCTCGGCACGAACGGCCTCGACAGCAGCGGCGTCAGCACGCCCGACCCGGACGAAGCAGCGGTGAAGTCGGCCATCGTTGCGGCTGGGCGCAGGGTGGCGCTGGTGGCGGATTCCACGAAGCTGGGAACGGCGTCGCTGTGCCGGTTCGCAACACTGCAGCAGGTCGACGTCGTGCTCACGGACGCCTCACCCGACTCGGCGACGAGCCAAGCCCTTGCTGACGCAGGTTGCGAGGTGCTGGTCGCATGA